A section of the Primulina eburnea isolate SZY01 chromosome 1, ASM2296580v1, whole genome shotgun sequence genome encodes:
- the LOC140837497 gene encoding ras-related protein RABA6b-like, with product MDEDCDYLFKAVLIGDSAVGKSNLLYRFAKDEFYLDSKPTIGVEFAYRSIKVGDKTVKAQIWDTAGQERFRAITSSYYRGALGALLVYDITRKSTFESLKKWLKELREFGGPEMVVVLVGNKSDLLHSREVNLEDGQSLAKLEQVSFMETSAKENLNVEEAFLHMIRRIYEITSHKSLEAKTISRESTDLKTLQGNKEIICIDEVSATKQPSSCCLH from the exons ATGGATGAAGATTGTGATTACTTGTTCAAGGCTGTCCTAATCGGAGACTCTGCTGTCGGGAAATCCAATCTGCTCTACAGATTTGCGAAAGATGAATTCTACTTGGACTCGAAACCAACGATTGGAGTTGAATTTGCTTACAGAAGTATAAAGGTCGGTGATAAGACCGTCAAGGCTCAGATATGGGACACCGCCGGCCAAGAAAG GTTTAGGGCGATCACGAGCTCTTACTACCGAGGAGCCCTTGGCGCCCTACTAGTCTACGATATAACAAGAAAATCCACGTTCGAAAGTTTGAAAAAATGGTTGAAAGAGTTGAGAGAATTCGGCGGCCCGGAGATGGTGGTCGTGCTCGTGGGCAACAAATCTGATCTACTGCATTCAAGAGAGGTGAATCTAGAAGACGGGCAGAGTTTGGCGAAGCTCGAGCAAGTTTCGTTCATGGAAACATCTGCTAAAGAgaatttgaatgttgaagaggCATTCCTCCACATGATCCGTAGGATATATGAAATCACTAGTCACAAAAGCCTTGAAGCCAAGACAATTAGTCGTGAATCCACAGATTTGAAAACCCTTCAAGGGAACAAGGAGATTATATGCATTGATGAGGTATCCGCCACCAAACAACCTAGTTCTTGTTGTTTGCATTGA
- the LOC140837496 gene encoding peptidyl-prolyl cis-trans isomerase FKBP17-2, chloroplastic codes for MASFFASPPFLSHPKTTNIYFSSSQTPTPNSSSSQPQTAAPPPPQPPQAAVVSPKPAAATKTNTAGSTDWIASTLTRRFGIGAGLAWAGFLAVGVVSEQIKTRFEVSQQQLNTRDVDKEEEVVFPNGIKYYDIRVGGGSSPRPGDLVVMNVKGSEQSTGQVFLDTFGNDINDRKRKKGPLALVMGSRPYSKGICEGIEYVLRSMNAGGKRRVIVPPSLGFGEEGAEFGEAVKIPPFATLEYVIELEKVSIAPS; via the exons ATGGCCTCCTTCTTTGCATCCCCTCCCTTTCTGTCTCACCCCAAGACTACAAATATCTACTTCTCATCTTCACAAACCCCAACACCCAACTCATCATCTTCGCAGCCACAAACGGCAGCCCCGCCACCGCCACAACCACCACAGGCGGCTGTGGTGTCTCCTAAACCTGCAGCTGCCACCAAAACCAATACTGCAGGGTCAACTGACTGGATTGCTTCCACCTTAACCAGGAGGTTTGGCATTGGTGCCGGTCTTGCATGGGCTGGTTTTCTTGCAGTTGGTGTTGTTTCCGAACAAATCAAGACTCGCTTCGAAGTTTCACAACAACAACTGAACACGAG AGATGTGGACAAGGAAGAAGAGGTGGTTTTTCCCAATGGCATAAA GTATTACGACATTAGAGTCGGGGGAGGTTCGAGTCCAAGACCGGGAGATTTGGTGGTGATGAATGTGAAGGGGAGTGAACAGAGCACCGGACAAGTGTTTCTGGATACATTTGGAAATGATATTAATGACAGAAAGAGGAAGAAGGGACCATTGGCACTTGTTATGGGATCAAGGCCTTACAGTAAAGGAATATGTGAAGGAATAGAATATGTCTTGAGAAGCATGAATGCAGGTGGGAAGAGGAGAGTTATCGTCCCGCCAAGCTTAGGATTCGGCGAAGAAGGAGCAGAATTCGGCGAAGCCGTGAAGATCCCTCCATTTGCCACCCTTGAATATGTAATAGAGCTTGAAAAAGTCTCCATTGCACCATCATGA